A genomic window from Colletotrichum destructivum chromosome 7, complete sequence includes:
- a CDS encoding Putative vacuolar protein sorting-associated protein, which translates to MADASPAFTRGISLRSIIVLLIGLSACSTRAERETADLRCPDYVTRHAPLVWLHSYDRYMPSDLLTHIHHTSPALDGRQIPDLPALDLDNLEILNPFGDEVALTSNDDPTTYPPWLLGASPDADGRIHNATPCVVILVEKGERDLDAFYFYFYSYNEGPNVTQVLEPFDRLVNGGKAASGMHFGDHIGDWEHNMIRFRDGKPTGMYFSQHVDGESYGWDDAKLSKVDGRPIVYSACGSHANYPTPGDQIHNAVLIDYCDEGKRWDPVLSAYFYRFDADSFTLTRLDPPDESYPTPPPPSNLTSFFYYSGRWGDASYPDSDPRQETVPRFKLRRFQTGPTGPRHKHLVRKGLKPDQRRKMGWMEWGVGVYMSLYPCCLRGWRAWVSMGLVGALVSAAVVGVVVGVRRYRTKKYRRLQADDIPLDDWALEDDALLSSSEDEGSQKGQKWS; encoded by the exons ATGGCCGATGCATCACCTGCTTTCACGCGGGGAATCTCACTCCGGAGCATCATCGTCTTGCTCATCGGCCTTTCCGCATGCTCCACCCGGGCGGAGCGGGAAACCGCCGATCTCAGGTGTCCCGACTACGTCACCCGGCACG CACCCCTCGTCTGGCTGCATTCCTATGACCGGTATATGCCCAGCGATCTCTTGACGCACATCCACCACACATCACCGGCGCTCGACGGGAGGCAAATCCCAGATCTCCCGGCCCTCGACCTGGACAACCTGGAGATTCTCAATCCGTTCGGCGATGAGGTGGCTCTCACGTCCAACGACGACCCTACCACCTATCCACCATGGCTCCTGGGCGCTTCCCCCGACGCGGATGGCAGGATTCACAATGCCACGCCCTGCGTTGTGATCCTTGTGGAGAAGGGCGAGCGCGACCTTGACGCATTTTATTTTTACTTCTACTCGTACAACGAAGGTCCAAACGTCACTCAGGTTCTGGAGCCGTTCGACAGGTTGGTCAACGGCGGGAAGGCGGCATCAGGGATGCACTTTGGGGACCACATCGGTGACTG GGAGCACAACATGATTCGCTTCCGAGACGGAAAGCCTACTGGCATGTACTTTAGCCAAcacgtcgatggcgagtCGTACGGCTGGGATGACGCGAAGCTGAGCAAGGTCGATGGGCGG CCGATCGTGTACAGCGCGTGCGGTTCACACGCAAACTATCCGACACCCGG AGACCAAATTCACAACGCGGTGCTGATAGACTACtgcgacgagggcaagagGTGGGACCCCGTCCTCTCGGCCTACTTCTACCGCTTCGACGCCGACTCCTTCACCCTGACGAGGCTAGATCCCCCCGATGAATCGTACcccacgccgccaccgccctcgaACCTGACGTCCTTCTTCTACTACTCGGGCCGCTGGGGCGACGCGTCGTACCCCGATTCCGACCCTCGGCAGGAGACCGTGCCGAGGTTCAAGCTCAGACGGTTCCAGACCGGGCCCACCGGCCCACGGCACAAGCACCTCGTCCGCAAGGGCCTGAAGCCGGACCAGAGGCGGAAAATGGGCTGGATGGAGTGGGGCGTCGGCGTCTACATGTCGCTGTACCCGTGCTGCCTGCGAGGGTGGAGGGCGTGGGTGTCGATGGGTCTGGTGGGCGCGCTAGTGTCGGCGGCTGTCGTTGGCGTGGTCGTGGGTGTTAGACGGTACAGGACGAAGAAGTATAGACGGTTGCAAGCAGATGATATACCATTAGACGATTGGGCATTAGAGGATGATGcgctgctgtcgtcgtccgaggacgaggggagCCAGAAAGGGCAGAAATGGTCATAG
- a CDS encoding Putative major facilitator, sugar transporter, major facilitator superfamily: MAQHEKRVDTESPVHKDGVQHHDDAADGRKKSIAELTQNLEGEIKNPLKGIPKAELLEQVTAYQRAHGLPDDILPLLKKGALVAQSPALFESIEELDEDERQALREEVTNRWKHPWPLYYTIILNSIAAAIQGWDQTGSNGANLAFPVALGIPDAAGSACGPVANEGDCARNSWIIGFVNSMPYITICLFAGWISDPLNELLGRRGVIFVAAIFSLIAPFGMAVSQTWGQLAASRMLLGIGMGLKEVTVPVFSAENSPTLIRGGLVMSWQVWTAFGIFLGTCANLAVGKTGEIAWRLQFGSAFIPAVPLVLGTYFCPESPRWYLKKGRHTKAWGSLLRLRNTPLQAARDLYYIHSLLEYEETLVREAGLRVTSNMFTRFVELFTIPRIRRATWASGIVMVAQQMCGINIISFYSSTIFKESGISDYTALWASFGFGLINFTFAWPAVWTIDTFGRRTLLLFTFPNMFWTLLAAGLCYLIDKDNENSTARIAAVATFVYLFAAFYSPGEGPVPFMYSAEVFPLSHREIGMSWAVATNNFWGSVLSLTFPRMLIAMTATGAFSFYAGLNLVALALIFLFVPETKQKSLEELDYVFGVPDRTHAAYQLKTVLPWWTKRWILQRKGAACPPLYHDENAESRDGEE; this comes from the exons ATGGCACAACACGAGAAGAGAGTCGACACAGAATCGCC TGTCCACAAAGACGGCGTCCAACAccacgacgatgccgccgacggccgcaaGAAGAGCATTGCCGAGTTGACCCAGAACCTAGAGGGCGAGATCAAGAACCCGCTCAAGGGCATCCCCAAGGcggagcttctcgagcaggTGACGGCGTACCAGCGGGCCCACGGGCTGCCTGACGACATTCTCCCGCTGCTCAAGAAGGGAGCCCTCGTGGCGCAGAGCCCGGCCCTGTTCGAGTCCATCGaagagctcgacgaggacgagaggcAGGCCCTGCGCGAGGAGGTGACGAACCGCTGGAAGCACCCGTGGCCGCTGTACTACACCATCATCCTAaactccatcgccgccgcgatCCAAGGATGGGACCAG ACCGGCTCCAACGGCGCCAACCTGGCGTTCCCCGTGGCGCTCGGGATCCCCGACGCGGCCGGCTCGGCTTGCGGCCCCGTCGCGAACGAGGGCGACTGCGCGAGGAACAGCTGGATCATCGGCTTCGTCAACTCCATGCCCTACATCACCATCTGCCTCTT TGCCGGCTGGATCTCCGACCCCCTCAACGaactcctcggccgtcgcggcgtcatcttcgtcgccgccatcttctcgCTGATTGCGCCGTTCGGCATGGCCGTCTCACAGACTTGGGGCCAGCTCGCGGCGTCTAG GATGCTCCTTGGTATCGGAATGGGCCTGAAAGAAGTGACGGTCCCTGTCTTCTCCGCCGAGAACTCGCCGACTCTGATCCGTGGCGGCCTGGTCATGTCGTGGCAAGTCTGGACTGCGTTTG GTATCTTCCTCGGCACATGCGCcaacctcgccgtcggcaagaCGGGCGAGATCGCTTGGCGCCTGCAATTCGGCTCGGCCTTCATCCCCGCCGTGCCCCTCGTGCTCGGCACCTACTTCTGCCCGGAGTCGCCGCGATGGTACCTCAAGAAGGGCCGGCACACCAAGGCGTGGGGTTCGCTGCTCCGCCTGCGCAACACGCCGCTGCAGGCCGCCCGCGACCTGTACTACATCCACTCACTGCTCGAGTACGAGGAGACGCTGGTGcgcgaggccgggctgcgcgTCACGAGCAACATGTTCACGCGCTTCGTCGAGCTGTTCACGATCCCGCGGATCCGCCGCGCCACGTGGGCGTCGGGCATCGTCATGGTTGCCCAGCAGATGTGCGGCA TCAACATCATCTCGTTCTACAGCTCGACCATCTTCAAGGAGAGCGGCATCAGCGACTACACCGCGCTCTGGGCCAGCTTCGGTTTCGGCCTCATTAACTTTACCTTTGCATGGCCGGCCGTCTGGACCATCGACACCTTTGGTCGGCGGACACTGCTGCTGTTCACCTTTCCCAACATGTTCTGGACTCTGCTAG CTGCCGGCCTCTGTTACCTCATCGACAAGGACAACGAGAACAGCACCGCACGTATCGCGGCCGTCGCCACTTTCGTCTACCTGTTTGCCGCCTTCTACTCCCCGG GCGAGGGTCCCGTCCCCTTCATGTACTCGGCCGAGGTCTTCCCCCTGTCCCACCGCGAGATCGGCATGTCCTGGGCCGTCGCGACCAACAACTTCTGGGGCTCGGTGCTCTCGCTGACCTTCCCGCGCATGCTCATCGCCATGACCGCCACCggcgccttctccttctaCGCGGGTCTCaacctcgtcgccctggcgctcatcttcctcttcgtaCCCGAGACGAAGCAGAAGTcgctcgaggagctggactACGTCTTTGGCGTGCCTGACCGGACGCATGCCGCGTACCAGCTGAAGACGGTGCTGCCGTGGTGGACCAAGAGGTGGATTCTGCAGCGGAAGGGCGCCGCGTGCCCGCCGCTTTACCACGATGAGAATGCCGAGAGTCGCGATGGCGAAGAGTGA
- a CDS encoding Putative major facilitator superfamily, MFS transporter superfamily encodes MASPQDVEAPMTEKKVAVVSDQSDTTSEANGETDLVSVEAQYTKEEFHKLKRKVDKYLLPLMWICYGIQQVDKTALGTQAIFGLREDTGLKGQEYSWLTTIFYITYMCFEFPSNIVLQRYKMGRTLSVYMICWGIIVLSIGFAKNFTHLIVLRALQGAFECCISPGFILLVGTWYKTREHASRSLVFQSANAGFGVIAHLIMYAIGASTQHKEGAQPWRYISYFLGSLTTAIGCLCLFLLGTPSEVKWLTKAEKEMASARIMSNNTGHDRTAIKGWKWKQVRECLIDPCFWFAGINAFLSSVPNGGLTTFSSIIMTSFGFTNLQTILIDIPRSVMSVIIFICVGFLTSKRANLRLWIMACSVLPPFAGFLGMSLLPNDPAIKWTKWGCYFITVPFVLGLFLAWTLIPSNTAGRTKRTITSSFTFVGYCVGNMVGSQIFKAKDAPKYTPGTIGCAICFGLEFALILTWRWVLVRRNRKRDADMAVDGLTVEERAKRGKEFGEQDYTDFENPYFRYTL; translated from the exons ATGGCCTCACCTCAAGATGTGGAAGCTCCTatgacggagaagaaggtcgCTGTCGTCTCGGACCAGTCCGATACCACCAGcgaggccaacggcgagacCGATCTCG TATCTGTGGAAGCCCAGTACACCAAAGAGGAGTTTCACAAGCTCAAGCGCAAGGTCGACAAGTACCTCCTCCCACTCATGTGGATATGCTACGGCATCCAACAGGTCGACAAGACCGCTCTAGGCACCCAGGCCATTTTCGGTCTGCGCGAAGACACGGGCCTAAAGGGTCAGGAGTATTCATGGCTGACGACCATCTTCT ACATCACTTACATGTGCTTCGAGTTCCCGAGCAACATCGTCCTCCAGCGCTACAAGATGGGCCGCACCCTCTCCGTCTACATGATCTGCTGGGGCATCATCGTGCTCTCCATCGGCTTCGCCAAGAACTTCACCcacctcatcgtcctccgCGCCCTGCAGGGCGCCTTTGAGTGCTGCATCTCGCCCGGCTTCATCCTGCTCGTCGGCACCTGGTACAAGACGCGCGAGCACGCCTCGCGctccctcgtcttccagagcgccaacgccggctTCGGTGTCATTGCCCACCTCATCATGTACGCCATTGGCGCCTCGACGCAGCACAAGGAGGGCGCCCAGCCGTGGCGCTACATCTCTTAT TTCCTCGGTAGTCTTACGACGGCCATCGGATGTCTCTGCCTGTTCCTCCTAGGGACCCCTTCAGAGGTGAAGTGGTTGACCAAGGCCGAAAAAGAGATG GCGAGCGCGCGCATCATGTCCAACAACACCGGCCACGACCGCACCGCGATTAAGGGGTGGAAGTGGAAGCAGGTCCGCGAGTGCCTCATCGACCCATGCTTCTGGTTCGCGGGAATCAACGCCTTCCTCAGCTCCGTGCCCAACGGCGGTCTTACGACCTTCAGCAGTATCATTATGACGTCCTTTGGCTTCA CCAACCTACAGACCATCCTTATCGACATCCCCCGCTCCGTCATGTCtgtcatcatcttcatctgcGTCGGGTTCCTCACCAGCAAGCGCGCCAACCTGCGCCTCTGGATCATGGCTTGTTCCGTGCTCCCGCCCTTCGCCGGCTTTCTCGGCATGTCCCTGCTCCCCAACGACCCGGCCATCAAGTGGACCAAGTGGGGGTGCTACTTCATCACCGTGcccttcgtcctcggcctcttcctcgcctggACCCTGATCCCGAGCAACACGGCCGGCCGCACCAAGCGCACCATCACGAGCAGCTTCACCTTCGTCGGCTACTGCGTCGGCAATATGGTCGGCAGCCAGATcttcaaggccaaggacgcgCCCAAGTACACGCCCGGCACGATCGGCTGCGCCATCTGCTTCGGGCTGGAGTTTGCTCTGATCCTGACGTGGCGGTGGGTGCTCGTGAGGCGCAACAGGAAGAGGGACGCCGacatggccgtcgacggtCTGACGGTCGAGGAAAGGGCCAAGAGGGGCAAGGAGTTTGGCGAGCAGGACTACACCGACTTTGAGAATCCTTAC TTTCGATACACGCTCTAG